In Gordonia phthalatica, one genomic interval encodes:
- a CDS encoding ferredoxin → MAKIIADLNACQGYANCVVAADDVFDIDDDGKVVLLKIEVPENDRARVEEAARSCPVSALKVVDG, encoded by the coding sequence ATGGCCAAGATCATCGCCGACCTCAATGCCTGCCAAGGCTATGCAAACTGCGTCGTCGCAGCCGACGACGTCTTCGACATCGACGACGACGGCAAAGTCGTGCTGCTGAAGATCGAAGTGCCGGAGAACGATCGAGCGCGCGTCGAGGAAGCCGCACGCAGTTGCCCCGTCTCCGCGCTGAAGGTCGTGGACGGGTGA
- the hcaB gene encoding 3-(cis-5,6-dihydroxycyclohexa-1,3-dien-1-yl)propanoate dehydrogenase — translation MTGWLQGRRALVVGAGSGIGRAVVDAFLSEGASVAILEKDEAKCQAVRDALPNVPVTCGDATTREANEAAVAATVDAFGGLDLLVNCVGIFDYYRGLSELDSEVLDEAFDEIFAVNVKSQLHSVKAALPALREADNASILLTESTSAYYPGRGGVLYVGSKFAVRGIVTSLAYELAPDIRVNGVAPGGTLNTDLRGLSSLGLHDRSLGSTPGREKELQARVPLAVALDGSDHAWSYVFLASDRSRGITGDVVHPDGGIAVKR, via the coding sequence GTGACCGGCTGGCTGCAAGGGCGACGCGCACTGGTGGTCGGAGCCGGATCGGGAATCGGGCGGGCAGTCGTCGATGCCTTCCTCTCGGAGGGGGCTTCCGTGGCCATCCTGGAGAAGGACGAAGCGAAGTGCCAGGCCGTGCGCGATGCGCTGCCGAACGTCCCGGTCACCTGTGGAGACGCCACGACGCGCGAGGCCAACGAAGCAGCGGTCGCGGCCACTGTGGACGCATTCGGCGGCCTTGATCTGCTGGTGAACTGTGTCGGGATCTTCGACTACTACCGAGGGCTCAGTGAGCTGGACTCGGAGGTCCTCGACGAAGCCTTCGACGAGATCTTCGCGGTCAACGTGAAGTCGCAACTGCACTCGGTGAAGGCCGCTCTGCCGGCGCTGCGCGAGGCTGACAACGCGTCGATTCTGTTGACTGAGTCGACGTCGGCCTACTACCCCGGGCGCGGGGGTGTCCTCTATGTCGGTTCGAAGTTCGCAGTCCGCGGGATCGTGACCTCGCTCGCCTACGAACTCGCGCCCGACATCCGAGTGAACGGCGTGGCGCCAGGAGGGACCCTGAACACCGACCTGCGCGGACTGAGCAGTCTGGGACTGCACGACCGCAGCCTCGGATCCACACCCGGGCGAGAGAAGGAACTGCAGGCGAGGGTGCCGCTCGCGGTGGCACTCGACGGTTCCGACCACGCGTGGAGCTACGTGTTCCTCGCTTCTGACCGATCCCGAGGGATCACCGGAGACGTCGTTCACCCCGACGGCGGTATCGCAGTCAAGCGCTGA
- a CDS encoding 3-phenylpropionate/cinnamic acid dioxygenase subunit beta, translating to MTTYYPIDGGRSQLGGYASTTVRAGATLPFDDARHLQAHRWLVDETYMLDEQRYTDWLGVLTDDIHYYMPVKVTTALGSGYDTAPGMAHFDENKYSLSRRIARFATEHAWTEDPPSRLRHHLGNVRTFATENEDELVVDSAMLLFRSRGDVREAAFVSAGREDLLRRVDGRWLLARRHIAVDESVLRMQNLAIFL from the coding sequence ATGACCACCTACTACCCGATCGACGGCGGTCGTTCACAACTCGGCGGCTACGCATCCACGACGGTGCGCGCCGGTGCGACGTTGCCGTTCGACGATGCCCGTCACCTGCAAGCCCATCGCTGGCTGGTCGACGAGACCTACATGCTCGACGAGCAGCGTTACACGGATTGGCTCGGTGTCCTGACCGACGACATCCACTACTACATGCCGGTGAAGGTCACCACGGCGCTCGGATCCGGCTACGACACGGCGCCCGGCATGGCTCACTTCGACGAGAACAAGTACTCGCTGAGCCGCCGCATCGCGCGGTTTGCGACCGAGCACGCCTGGACCGAAGATCCGCCGTCCCGACTCAGGCACCACCTCGGAAACGTGCGGACCTTCGCCACCGAGAACGAGGACGAGTTGGTCGTCGACTCCGCGATGCTGCTGTTCCGCAGCCGCGGCGACGTCCGTGAGGCCGCATTCGTCTCCGCGGGCCGCGAGGACCTGCTTCGCCGTGTCGATGGGCGTTGGCTTCTGGCTCGTAGGCACATCGCCGTCGATGAGTCGGTTCTGCGCATGCAGAACCTGGCGATCTTCCTGTGA
- a CDS encoding Rieske 2Fe-2S domain-containing protein codes for MTDHSATFEAVRAGMIPAHIYNDKEIFELEKGRLFSRSWQFVAHESEIPDVGDYVVRRVLDDSFIVSRDSKGEVRAMFNMCLHRGMQVCRAEMGNASHFRCPYHGWSYRNDGRIIGLPFHQEAYGGEEGFAKKGQTLLPAPSIDSYNGLIFISLDPNAESLKDYLGDFAFYLDYYTKQSKGGLEMRGPQRWRIKANWKIGAENFAGDMYHTPQTHTSVVEIGLFREPKAEKRKDGNTYWAGNGGGTTYKLPPGSFEDSMRYVGYPDEMIERMKETWSPEQLKVIGENGFMVSAASIFPNISLVHNWPKVEEHSDEVLPFLTLRQWQPISENETEVLSWFVVDKDAPEEFKALSYKAYLMCFGSTGMFEQDDVENWVSLTNTAAGSMARRLHLNSRMGMKIDGSPVVPALGPDEFAGPGEAHVGYGEYNQRHLLERWVDYLEREPNEVDAVSIGGLVRGNVGGTTCDSPCGDATTEPTSNQEAVSR; via the coding sequence ATGACTGACCACTCCGCCACGTTCGAAGCTGTGCGTGCAGGGATGATCCCCGCGCACATCTACAACGACAAGGAGATCTTCGAGCTGGAGAAGGGACGATTGTTCAGTCGTTCCTGGCAGTTCGTTGCACACGAATCGGAGATCCCGGACGTCGGCGACTACGTGGTCCGTCGTGTCCTGGACGACTCGTTCATCGTCAGTAGGGACAGCAAGGGCGAAGTGCGCGCCATGTTCAACATGTGCCTGCATCGCGGCATGCAGGTCTGCCGTGCAGAGATGGGCAACGCCTCGCACTTCCGATGCCCGTACCACGGCTGGTCGTACCGCAACGACGGTCGCATCATCGGTCTTCCGTTTCACCAGGAGGCGTACGGCGGCGAGGAGGGCTTCGCAAAGAAGGGGCAGACGCTGCTGCCTGCACCGTCGATCGACAGCTACAACGGACTCATCTTCATCAGCCTCGATCCGAACGCGGAGTCGTTGAAGGACTACCTCGGCGATTTCGCCTTCTACTTGGACTACTACACCAAGCAGAGCAAGGGCGGCCTGGAGATGCGCGGTCCTCAGCGGTGGAGGATCAAGGCCAACTGGAAGATCGGCGCCGAGAACTTTGCGGGCGACATGTACCACACGCCTCAGACACACACGAGCGTCGTGGAGATCGGGCTCTTCCGTGAACCGAAGGCGGAGAAGCGTAAGGACGGCAACACGTACTGGGCCGGCAACGGTGGCGGCACCACGTACAAGCTGCCCCCCGGCAGCTTCGAGGACAGCATGCGTTACGTCGGTTACCCCGACGAGATGATCGAACGCATGAAGGAGACCTGGTCGCCGGAGCAGCTCAAGGTGATCGGCGAGAACGGATTCATGGTCTCGGCGGCGTCGATCTTCCCGAACATCAGCCTGGTCCACAACTGGCCGAAAGTGGAGGAGCACAGCGACGAGGTCCTGCCCTTCCTGACTCTTCGCCAGTGGCAGCCGATCAGCGAGAACGAGACCGAAGTCCTCTCCTGGTTCGTCGTCGACAAGGACGCTCCGGAGGAGTTCAAGGCGCTGTCGTACAAGGCCTACCTGATGTGCTTCGGCAGCACCGGAATGTTCGAGCAGGACGACGTCGAGAACTGGGTGTCGCTGACCAACACTGCGGCCGGATCGATGGCGCGGCGCCTCCACCTGAACAGTCGGATGGGCATGAAGATAGACGGCTCACCGGTGGTTCCCGCCCTCGGGCCGGACGAGTTCGCCGGTCCCGGTGAAGCACATGTGGGCTACGGCGAATACAACCAGCGGCATCTGCTGGAACGGTGGGTCGACTACCTCGAACGCGAGCCGAACGAGGTCGACGCCGTGTCGATAGGCGGCCTAGTCCGCGGCAACGTCGGGGGGACCACCTGCGATTCGCCCTGCGGGGACGCGACCACCGAACCGACATCGAATCAGGAGGCTGTGAGCCGATGA
- a CDS encoding DoxX family membrane protein, protein MRLLHAAGRALTGIPYMMLGYDAATEPGGRVDAAAPLLDQVRSVVPVPLDNDTIVRANGAAMVVGGAMVATGLGARTGAGLIAASLVPTTFAGHGFWEIDDPMQRKMQQVQFVKNMSLLGGALVILAGGRKD, encoded by the coding sequence ATGCGCCTTCTTCACGCCGCAGGCCGAGCCCTCACCGGCATCCCGTACATGATGCTCGGGTACGACGCCGCCACCGAGCCGGGCGGTCGCGTCGACGCCGCCGCACCGCTGCTCGACCAGGTCCGCAGTGTGGTGCCGGTGCCGCTCGACAACGACACCATCGTCCGCGCCAACGGTGCCGCGATGGTCGTCGGCGGTGCGATGGTCGCGACCGGTCTCGGCGCCCGTACGGGTGCCGGCCTCATCGCCGCGTCGCTGGTCCCGACCACATTCGCCGGCCACGGCTTCTGGGAGATCGACGACCCGATGCAGCGCAAGATGCAGCAGGTGCAGTTCGTCAAGAACATGTCGCTGCTCGGCGGTGCGCTGGTGATCCTGGCGGGTGGCCGGAAGGACTAG
- a CDS encoding heat shock protein transcriptional repressor HspR: MAGNERRRSDEVADAATFMISVAAELAGMHAQTLRTYDRLGLVTPQRTRGGGRRYSNRDVEMLREIQRLSQDEGVNLAGIKRIIELSDEVEALHKRVDDLVHQLEHATRARHGELVPVPRTNALVVWQPRSKRTR; this comes from the coding sequence ATGGCAGGCAACGAACGACGCAGGAGTGACGAGGTCGCGGACGCGGCCACGTTCATGATCTCGGTGGCGGCGGAACTGGCGGGCATGCACGCCCAGACGCTCCGCACGTACGACCGGCTCGGGCTCGTGACCCCGCAGCGCACGCGCGGCGGCGGTCGCCGGTACTCGAACCGCGACGTCGAGATGCTCCGCGAGATCCAGCGTCTCTCGCAGGACGAGGGCGTCAACCTCGCGGGCATCAAGCGGATCATCGAATTGAGTGACGAGGTGGAGGCCCTGCACAAGCGGGTCGACGACCTCGTCCACCAACTGGAGCACGCCACGCGCGCCCGCCACGGCGAGCTGGTTCCGGTTCCCCGGACCAACGCGCTCGTCGTCTGGCAGCCGCGGAGCAAGCGCACCCGCTGA
- the dnaJ gene encoding molecular chaperone DnaJ, with translation MAVQREWLERDFYADLGVSSDATADQIKKAYRKLARELHPDANPGDKAAEERFKKVSEAHSVLADESKRKEYDEARSLMASGRFRGGNGGFGGGGFGGSGGSTGGFDIGDLFGGGGAAGGGGGLGDLFGDLLGGRGRSAGGGTRQRRGNDLETETTLAFRDAVQGSKVTLRVTSPSPCTNCHGSGAKPGTSPRTCPTCNGTAFVNRSQGHFGFSEPCPDCQGTGTKIDDQCPDCQGSGITVRPRTINVRVPQGVEDGQRIRLAGQGEAGMRGAPSGDLYVTVHVLADKVFTRSGNDLRVELPVSISELVLGATVSVPTLDGSVGVKIPAGTSDGRTLRLKGRGVPKRSGGSGDLLVTVKVAVPTSLDDAATAAMKQYAEAERASGFDPRAGWGR, from the coding sequence ATGGCAGTACAGCGTGAATGGCTGGAACGCGATTTCTACGCGGACCTCGGCGTTTCTTCCGACGCCACCGCCGACCAGATCAAGAAGGCCTACCGGAAGCTCGCCCGCGAGCTGCACCCGGATGCCAACCCGGGCGACAAGGCGGCCGAGGAACGATTCAAGAAGGTGTCGGAAGCACACAGCGTGCTGGCCGACGAGAGCAAGCGCAAGGAGTACGACGAGGCCCGCAGCCTGATGGCCAGCGGTCGCTTCCGCGGCGGCAACGGCGGTTTCGGGGGCGGCGGCTTCGGCGGTTCCGGTGGCAGCACCGGCGGATTCGACATCGGCGACCTCTTCGGCGGCGGTGGTGCGGCCGGCGGGGGCGGCGGACTGGGCGACCTGTTCGGCGACCTCCTCGGTGGACGCGGCCGGTCCGCGGGCGGTGGCACCCGTCAGCGGCGCGGCAACGACCTCGAGACCGAGACCACGCTCGCCTTCCGCGATGCGGTCCAGGGATCCAAGGTGACACTGCGCGTCACGAGCCCCTCCCCGTGCACCAACTGCCACGGCAGCGGGGCGAAGCCGGGCACCAGCCCGCGCACCTGCCCCACCTGCAACGGCACCGCCTTCGTCAACCGCAGCCAGGGACACTTCGGCTTCTCCGAACCCTGCCCCGACTGCCAGGGCACCGGCACCAAGATCGACGACCAGTGCCCCGACTGCCAGGGCTCCGGCATCACCGTGCGTCCGCGGACCATCAACGTCCGCGTCCCGCAGGGCGTCGAAGACGGTCAACGGATCCGCCTCGCCGGACAGGGCGAGGCCGGCATGCGCGGTGCGCCGTCGGGCGATCTGTACGTGACGGTTCACGTGCTGGCCGACAAGGTCTTCACCCGCAGCGGCAACGACCTCCGCGTCGAACTGCCGGTGTCGATCTCCGAACTGGTCCTCGGAGCCACCGTCTCGGTCCCGACGCTCGACGGCTCCGTCGGCGTCAAGATCCCGGCGGGGACGTCCGACGGGCGTACGCTGCGCCTCAAGGGGCGTGGCGTTCCGAAGCGGTCGGGCGGCTCGGGCGACCTGCTCGTCACCGTGAAGGTGGCGGTCCCGACCTCGCTCGACGACGCTGCGACCGCAGCGATGAAGCAGTACGCGGAGGCCGAACGCGCAAGCGGCTTCGACCCCCGCGCCGGATGGGGGCGGTGA